Proteins co-encoded in one Vicia villosa cultivar HV-30 ecotype Madison, WI unplaced genomic scaffold, Vvil1.0 ctg.000567F_1_1, whole genome shotgun sequence genomic window:
- the LOC131629481 gene encoding senescence-specific cysteine protease SAG39-like, giving the protein MAAKTHLYLSIALLLFCFGLLTIQVTSRTLGDNPMYERHQNWMSYYGKAYKDSQERESRLKIFAANVNYIEASNNADSNKSYKLGINQFADLTNEEFTTSRNKFKGHMCSSITRTSTFKYENASAVPSTVDWRKKGAVTPVKNQGQCGCCWAFSAVAATEGIHQLSTGKLVSLSEQELVDCNTKGVDQGCEGGLMDDAFKFIIQNHGLTTEAQYPYQGVDGTCSANQASTQAATITGYEDVPANNEQALQKAVANQPISVAIDASGSDFQFYKSGVFTGSCGTELDHGVTAVGYGVDSDGTKYWLVKNSWGTDWGEEGYIRMQMGVDAAEGLCGIAMQASYPTA; this is encoded by the exons ATGGCTGCCAAAACTCATCTGTATCTTAGTATTGCATTATTGCTTTTCTGCTTCGGTTTGCTGACTATTCAAGTCACTTCTCGCACTCTCGGAGACAACCCTATGTATGAGAGGCATCAAAATTGGATGAGTTACTATGGCAAAGCTTATAAGGATTCTCAAGAAAGGGAGAGTCGTCTAAAGATATTTGCAGCAAACGTGAACTACATTGAAGCGTCTAACAATGCAGACAGTAACAAATCATACAAACTAGGCATTAATCAATTTGCAGACCTCACCAACGAGGAATTCACAACTTCCAGAAATAAATTCAAGGGGCATATGTGCTCCTCAATCACAAGAACATCTACTTTTAAGTATGAAAATGCAAGTGCGGTTCCATCCACGGTTGATTGGAGGAAGAAAGGAGCAGTGACACCTGTGAAGAATCAAGGCCAATGTG GATGTTGTTGGGCATTTTCTGCTGTTGCAGCAACCGAAGGAATTCATCAGTTGAGTACAGGAAAATTAGTCTCTTTATCGGAACAAGAACTTGTTGATTGCAACACAAAAGGTGTGGACCAAGGTTGTGAGGGTGGTCTTATGGATGATGCTTTCAAATTCATCATTCAAAATCACGGACTCACCACAGAAGCTCAATACCCCTATCAAGGTGTTGATGGAACATGCAGTGCAAACCAAGCATCCACCCAAGCGGCCACCATTACCGGGTATGAAGATGTCCCTGCCAACAATGAGCAGGCACTGCAAAAAGCTGTGGCAAATCAACCAATTTCTGTAGCCATTGATGCTAGTGGATCCGACTTTCAATTTTACAAAAGTGGTGTGTTTACTGGTTCATGTGGAACAGAGTTGGATCATGGTGTCACTGCTGTGGGATATGGTGTGGATAGTGATGGAACCAAATATTGGTTGGTTAAAAACTCATGGGGAACCGATTGGGGTGAAGAAGGATACATTAGAATGCAAATGGGAGTTGATGCTGCTGAAGGACTGTGTGGCATTGCAATGCAAGCATCTTACCCTACTGCTTAA
- the LOC131629453 gene encoding ketol-acid reductoisomerase, chloroplastic, whose product MAAVTSSCSTAISASSKTLAKPVAASFAPTNLSFSKLCSQSIRARRSITVGSALGATMVSAPPATLPVSLDFETSVFKKERVNLAGHEEYIVRGGRDLFHLLPEAFKGIKQIGVIGWGSQGPAQAQNLRDSLVEAKSDIVVKVGLRKGSSSFNEAREAGFSEEKGTLGDIWETISGSDLVLLLISDSAQADNYEKIFSHMKPNSILGLSHGFLLGHLQSIGLDFPKNFSVIAVCPKGMGPSVRRLYVQGKEINGAGINSSFGVHQDVDGRATNVALGWSVALGSPFTFATTLEQEYKSDIFGERGILLGAVHGIVESLFRRYTENGMSEDLAYKNTVESITGVISKTISTQGMLAVYNALSEDGKKEFEKAYSASFYPCMEILYECYEDVASGSEIRSVVLAGRRFYEKEGLPAFPMGKIDQTRMWKVGERVRSTRPAGDLGPLYPFTAGVFVALMMAQIEVLRKKGHSYSEIINESVIESVDSLNPFMHARGVSFMVDNCSTTARLGSRKWAPRFDYNLTQQALVAVDSGAPINQDLISNFVSDPVHGAIQVCAELRPTLDISVPADADFVRPELRQSSN is encoded by the exons ATGGCGGCCGTTACTTCCTCCTGCTCCACCGCGATCTCCGCCTCTTCCAAAACCCTAGCGAAGCCAGTCGCCGCGAGCTTCGCTCCTACCAATCTCTCATTTTCAAAGCTTTGCTCTCAGTCAATTAGGGCTCGTAGATCCATCACTGTCGGCAGCGCACTAGGCGCCACCATGGTGTCGGCTCCCCCCGCTACTCTTCCAGTTTCGCTTGATTTTGAGACTTCTGTCTTCAAGAAGGAGAGAGTTAACCTCGCCGGACACGAAGAG TACATCGTGAGAGGAGGAAGGGATTTGTTTCATTTGTTGCCTGAAGCTTTCAAGGGGATTAAGCAGATTGGTGTCATTGGATGGGGTTCACAG GGACCTGCTCAGGCACAGAATCTACGGGATTCTCTTGTTGAAGCAAAGTCTGATATTGTAGTGAAG GTTGGACTTAGAAAAGGTTCTAGTTCCTTTAATGAGGCTAGGGAAGCTGGATTTAGTGAGGAGAAGGGAACTCTAGGTGACATATGGGAAACTATATCGGGCAGTGATCTCGTATTGCTGTTGATTTCTGATTCTGCACAG GCAGATAATTATGAGAAAATATTTTCCCACATGAAGCCAAACAGCATACTTGGGCTGTCCCACGGTTTTCTTCTTGGCCACTTGCAGTCAATTGGACTTGATTTTCCCAAAAACTTCAGTGTAATTGCTGTTTGTCCCAAGGGGATGGGTCCTTCTGTAAGGAGGCTGTATGTACAAGGCAAAGAGATAAATGGTGCTGGAATTAATTCAAGTTTTGGAGTCCACCAG GATGTTGATGGCCGAGCTACTAATGTTGCTTTAGGGTGGTCTGTTGCCCTTGGTTCTCCTTTCACATTCGCCACTACATTAGAGCAAGAATACAAGAGTGACATCTTTGGAGAGAGAG GAATTTTACTGGGTGCCGTTCATGGAATTGTCGAGTCCTTATTTAGAAGGTACACTGAAAATGGAATGAGTGAAGATCTGGCTTATAAGAACACTGTTGAGTCCATAACAGGAGTAATCTCCAAAACCATCTCAACTCAG GGCATGTTGGCTGTATACAATGCTTTATCTGAAGATGGAAAGAAGGAATTTGAGAAAGCATACAGTGCTTCCTTTTATCCCTGCATGGAAATTTTGTATGAGTGCTACGAGGATGTAGCCAGCGGTAGTGAGATCCGCAGTGTTGTTTTGGCCGGTCGTCGATTTTAT GAGAAAGAGGGTCTGCCTGCATTTCCCATGGGTAAAATTGATCAGACCCGGATGTGGAAGGTTGGTGAACGCGTTCGATCTACAAGGCCAGCAGGTGATCTAGGCCCTCTATACCCATTTACCGCTGGTGTCTTTGTGGCATTGATGATGGCCCAG ATTGAGGTCTTGAGGAAGAAGGGGCATTCTTACTCTGAAATCATTAATGAGAGTGTGATCGAGTCTGTCGATTCTTTGAATCCATTCATGCATGCTCGTGGTGTTTCTTTCATGGTTGACAACTGCTCAACCACAGCAAGGTTGGGTTCAAGGAAATGGGCTCCTAGATTTGATTACAATTTAACTCAGCAGGCCTTGGTGGCAGTGGACAGCGGAGCTCCTATCAACCAGGACCTGATCAGCAACTTCGTGTCAGACCCAGTGCACGGAGCTATTCAAGTTTGCGCTGAACTAAGACCCACATTAGACATTTCAGTGCCTGCAGATGCAGACTTTGTCCGCCCTGAGTTGCGCCAGTCTAGTAACTAG